A single genomic interval of Labrus bergylta chromosome 18, fLabBer1.1, whole genome shotgun sequence harbors:
- the LOC109987575 gene encoding neutral cholesterol ester hydrolase 1-like, whose protein sequence is MRLLPVVVTVLLTVSVAYYVYIPLPDSIQEQWKLMMLDAGFRTTMHLAYWSDRLGFNHYIKSIRQSTVGFESILGSEPDGGVAPGVKVSDITFAGVPVRLYEPPAGGEGHLRRGLMFFHGGGWALGSGKKGSYDKINRMVSDELNAVVVSVEYQMYPEVHFPVPYLDCLTAAKHFLSAEVLSRYAVDPDRVAVSGDSAGGNLAAAVSQEIAMDDTLSVKFSIQALIYPVLQALDFNTPSYLQNEHIPILYRPLMIRFWLQYLGVDLSLVPHFTTNNHSSLQHTHITPELRARLDWTVLLSPKYKKNYKPVIVEKGSQGAVKEVPGLLDVRSSPLLAGPEVLAKCPRAYVLTCEHDVLRDDGMMYARRLQDAGVTVTNHHYEDGFHGCFSFITWPLDFDVGRRATRDYIDWLKNNL, encoded by the exons ATGAGGCTGCTGCCGGTTGTCGTCACTGTCTTGTTAACGGTGTCTGTCGCTTATTATGTTTACATCCCGCTGCCTGATAGCATCCAGGAGCAGTGGAAGCTGATGATGCTGGATGCTGGATTCCGCACAACAATGCATCTG gccTATTGGTCGGACCGGCTCGGCTTCAACCACTACATCAAGTCTATCAGGCAGAGCACAGTGGGTTTCGAGAGCATTCTTGGTTCTGAGCCCGACGGAGGGGTCGCGCCTGGAGTGAAAGTCAGCGACATCACCTTTGCCGGCGTCCCGGTCCGCTTGTAcgagccccctgctggagggGAGGGACATCTGAGGAGAGGGCTGATGTTCTTCCATGGAGGAGGCTGGGCATTAGGCAGTGGGA AGAAGGGGTCTTATGATAAGATCAACAGGATGGTGTCTGATGAGCTCAACGCCGTTGTGGTCTCTGTTGA GTACCAGATGTATCCAGAGGTGCACTTCCCAGTGCCGTATTTAGACTGCCTTACTGCTGCCAAACACTTCCTGTCCGCGGAGGTCTTGTCTAGGTATGCCGTCGACCCCGATCGTGTGGCTGTGTCAGGAGACAGCGCAGGAGGAAACCTGGCAGCTGCCGTCTCTCAGGAG ATTGCGATGGATGACACTTTGAGTGTGAAGTTCAGCATCCAGGCATTGATCTACCCAGTACTCCAAGCTCTGGACTTCAATACGCCCTCCTACCTGCAGAACGAACATATCCCTATCCTCTACCGGCCTTTAATGATCCGCTTCTGGCTGCAGTACCTTGGTGTTGACCTCTCTCTTGTTCCCCATTTTACAACAAACAATCACAGCTccttacaacacacacacatcaccccTGAGCTGAGGGCACGGCTGGACTGGACCGTCCTCCTTTCCCCGAAATACAAAAAGAACTACAAGCCTGTGATCGTGGAAAAGGGATCTCAGGGGGCTGTGAAAGAGGTGCCCGGGCTGCTGGATGTGAGATCATCGCCACTGTTAGCTGGCCCAGAGGTTTTGGCTAAATGCCCCCGGGCGTACGTGCTTACATGCGAGCACGACGTGTTGAGGGATGACGGCATGATGTACGCGCGGCGCCTGCAGGACGCAGGAGTGACAGTCACCAACCACCACTATGAGGACGGCTTCCACGGGTGTTTCAGCTTTATAACCTGGCCTCTGGATTTTGATGTAGGGAGGAGGGCGACCAGGGATTACATCGACTGGCTCAAGAACAACTTGTAG